The Streptomyces rubrogriseus genomic sequence CTCCGTGTCGTCGTGAGTGATCCGGGTGCGGGTGAGCCGGTGCAGGGCGACACCGACGGCGACGGCGATGCCCAGTGCGACGCCCTCCAGGACGCCGAGGAACACCACGCCGCAGGTGGTGACCGCGTAGACCAGCACCTCACGGTGGCGGGTCACCGTGCGGATGTGGTTCAGCGACACCATCTTGAGGCCGACGGCCATGACCAGGGCGGCGAGCGAGGCCAGCGGGATGAGCTCCAGGGCCGGGACCATCAGCAGTGCGGCGATCACTACGAGAACGCCGTGCAGCATCGTGGAGTTCCGGCTGACGGCGCCCGCCGCCACGTTCGCGGAACTGCGCACGGCCACACCGGCGATGGGCAGTCCGCCGAGCGACCCGGAGACGATGTTGGCGGCACCCTGACCGAGCAGTTCCCGGTCGAGGTCGGAGCGCTTGACGCGGCCGGTCAGGGAGGGCCGGGCGGCGACCAGTTTGTCGACGGCGACCGCGCCGAGCAGGGACTGCACGCTGCACACCAGCGTGGTGGTGAGGACGGCGGCGACGAGACCGAGTACCGGACCGTCGGGCAGCGAGGCCAGGGCGTGGCTGCTCCAGGACGGCAGGTCGACCTTGGGCAGGCGAAGCCCGGTGAGGGCTGCGACCACGGTGGCACCCGCGACGGCGATCAGGGCGGCGGGCAGCTTGCCCAGAACCTGGCCCGCCCGGCCGGGGATGCGGGGCCAGAGCAGCAGCAGGGTCAGGGTCAGCACGCTCACGGCCAGGTCGGCCGGGTGGAGGTTCGCCAACTGGGCCGGCAGCGCGACCAGGTTGTCGGGCACGGAGCTCTGGGGGGTGCCGCCGAGGACGATGTGCAGCTGGGCGACGGCGATGGTGACGCCGATGCCGGCGAGCATGCCGTGCACGATGGCGGGGCTCACGGCGAGCGCCGAGCGTGCCACGCGCAGGCAGCCCAGCCCCAGCTGGGCGATCCCGGCGAACACGGTGATGGCGCAGGTCGTACGCCACCCGTAGTGCTGGATGAGGTCGGCGGTGACCACGGTGAGCCCGGCGGCGGGGCCGCTGACCTGGAGCGGGCAGCCGCCGATTCGTCCGGCGACGATCCCGCCCACCGCGGCGGCGACGAGGCCGGCCTGGAGGGGGGCGCCGGTGGCGAGGGCGATGCCCAGGGAGAGGGGGAGGGCGATCAGGAAGACCGCGATCGCGGCCGAGACGTCGGCGCCCGCGACGCGGAAGCGCCGGGGGCCGTGGGGCGGCGGGCTGTGGGGTTGGTGGACGTGCTTGGTCCGGGCCGAATCGGCGCGGGCGGGGACGCAGGCTGACATGTTCCTGTCTCCTGAGAATCCGTTCGATTACAGCGAGTAAATAGAGAGTAATTCAGAGTAAAGAAGAGGCATAGGTTTTTAGCGCGAATGGAGTAACGCCCCGCGCATTCGGGTGGAGCGGTTATTTCATCGGCTTGTCGTACTAATTCCTTCTCATTTCCGTGTCACCTTGACGGCGCTGACGGCACGGCCCGGCTCAGCACCCGACATCGCCTAGTCGGCGTTGGCCCGAGAGAAGGAAGAAGGTGGGCGGACATGGCCGCCACCCGCAGGATGGCCTCCCGCAAGACGGCCGCGCGCGCCGTGGTCGCCGCGGTCTGCGCCGCGTCGCTGGCCGGTTGCGCGATCGACAACGGCACCGGTTCCGGCGAAGGGACCCAAGGTCCGGAGAAGGAGAAGGGGAAGGCGGCACCGGCGCCCAAGAACGCGGTCCGGCTGATCGGTGACGGTTCCACCGCGTACACCGGGGCCCAGCCGCACCTGCCCCGGCCCGAACGTCTCAAGCCCGGTCAGAAGCCCCCGCAGTTCGTGGTGTTCTCGTGGGACGGTGCGGGTGAGGACAGTCAGAAGTTGTTCTCCCACT encodes the following:
- a CDS encoding SulP family inorganic anion transporter is translated as MSACVPARADSARTKHVHQPHSPPPHGPRRFRVAGADVSAAIAVFLIALPLSLGIALATGAPLQAGLVAAAVGGIVAGRIGGCPLQVSGPAAGLTVVTADLIQHYGWRTTCAITVFAGIAQLGLGCLRVARSALAVSPAIVHGMLAGIGVTIAVAQLHIVLGGTPQSSVPDNLVALPAQLANLHPADLAVSVLTLTLLLLWPRIPGRAGQVLGKLPAALIAVAGATVVAALTGLRLPKVDLPSWSSHALASLPDGPVLGLVAAVLTTTLVCSVQSLLGAVAVDKLVAARPSLTGRVKRSDLDRELLGQGAANIVSGSLGGLPIAGVAVRSSANVAAGAVSRNSTMLHGVLVVIAALLMVPALELIPLASLAALVMAVGLKMVSLNHIRTVTRHREVLVYAVTTCGVVFLGVLEGVALGIAVAVGVALHRLTRTRITHDDTEGVHHVHVRGQLTFLAVPRLSRVLHQVPHGADAVVELDGSFMDHAAYETLQDWQKTHTAQGGSVDITGRRPGTRISEPAEEDGCRCRPWTPWRNHQCEHPPTAPPRGTDRQAATDGSPAGSLGTTTGPNAPGTRETTGATDGSGAPDGPSGHELARGISAFHRNTGPLMRRELARLAREGQQPSQLFLTCADSRVVTSMITSSGPGDLFVVRNVGNFVPLPGEESGDDSVAAAIEYAVDVLKVRSITVCGHSGCGAMQALLGAEHGGARTPLQRWLRHGLPSLERALPDVDVDGNEQEQKQGPGRARPRLAGRGAADTAERLCLANVVQQLEHLRAHDSVARALDAGDLELHGMYFHVGEAQSYLLSEDAEGGVFELVRETNLTA